One stretch of Arachis duranensis cultivar V14167 chromosome 1, aradu.V14167.gnm2.J7QH, whole genome shotgun sequence DNA includes these proteins:
- the LOC110275559 gene encoding uncharacterized protein LOC110275559 produces the protein MVIETAGAERKLQLQELENLRLEAYENSRIYKEKMKAVHDQNIKKREFQPRDFVLLYKSRLMLMPGKLRSKWEGPHRIEKAEPYGVYHLSHPSSSELIKVNGHRLKLYHGEKVQKSKELEIFRLEDPYIATD, from the coding sequence ATGGTGATTGAGACTGCTGGAGCTGAAAGAAAGTTGCAACTGCAGGAACTGGagaaccttcgcctagaagcttacgAGAACTCCagaatatacaaggaaaagatgaaagctGTGCATGATCAAAACATCAAGAAGAGAGAGTTCCAACCTAGAGATTTTGttctcctttacaaatctcgactgaTGCTCATGCCcggcaagttgagatcaaaaTGGGAAGGTCCACACAGAATAGAGAAGGCTGAACcgtacggagtttatcacctaagccatccttcaagTTCTGAACTTATTAAGGTTAATGGACACCGTCTGAAGCTAtaccatggtgagaaggtgCAGAAGAGCAaggagcttgagatcttccGCCTGGAAGATCCCTACATAGCAACAGATTGA